AGCCAGGCACAGGCCGAGGTGATGCGTTGCATCCTGTGGTTGTTCCACCAGGCACGGGCTGAGAGCCCGCATTCCTTATACTCCATCAAGTTGTAGATGTTGTAGGTCAAGAACAGAGCAAGTGGGATGCGGAAACCTTCATCTGTTGCCTGCAAAAGTAGTATCGGAAGAACTACACATCAGTCAACTAGCATTTTTGAGCAATTCTCAGCCAGCCAACTAGTCTACCAGAGTATGTAACAAATTAAGAAATTTTCTAGAGTAGTTGCATAAGAATCTGGAGCTGGTTAAATATCTCCCGCATACTGACATTTCAGCTGTGAGCAATGTACTGGTGGCTGATGAGAAAATTATATGTACCTTGGGCAAGAAAGACTGGTTTGTGAGTAGGCAGAAAGGTCCCAGTAGAGCGTAGCACAGCTCGAAAAGCGCCCTAATGGGCCACACATATAAGAACATGTAGGCAAGGCATTGCCGAAGCTGGAGGCGCCTGAAGACGGTGCCAAGGATTGGGCTGTTCCGGCCGATGAGTATCTCCAGAAGCCCTGTCGCCCATCTCTTGTACTGGGTCAGGCTTGCTAGTCCGCCAGTGGGAGCACATCCCAAGAATGACGGTGGGTTGGTGTCCATCAACGCCGATTTCCAACCCATCGCATGGATTCGCTGCCCGGTCAGCATGTCTTCTGTCATCGATCCATAGACCCAGCCAATCTACAAAAGTACATCGAACGAACTCGAATTAGAGAATTTTCAAGAGATGAGTGATGGTACTGTAGCAAAACCTACAAAAATACGGCAATGGCAACTATACCTCCTGACCCCAACATGTGCCTCCCTCATAGCTGGAAGCGCCTACTTGTTTTGCCACTTCAACGCGACTCGATATGGATTCTGTTGGTCTAGCGAGCACGTCTCCTGAGATGATGTTCCTAGATGATTCTATGAGTTCCTTTGAGCCCCCAAACTTGATTTGGAGCTGCTTGTAAGATGGTGACACTGGCAAATTAAGAAGAGGCATTTGATATGACTTGAGGAACCGAAATGCACTGACCAAATACTTCACTTTACTTCCAATGATTACATGTTTTGCATGCCCAATTTTAGCTGGTCTCCCGTGTTTGATTTTATCTGGTGGCGGCATCCCGTAAATGACTTTCCTGCGGTGAAAACAGCCAGTCCCACCGTAGAAAATTCCTTGGATCCCAGCGACTCCACCTCCAAGTTTCTGGAACATGCCACAAAAACCAGTAGAGTTGTAACACTACTAGTGATGCATAACAAACCGGCCTTCACCACCACAAGAAAACAGAGAAGCAGTAGCTGCACACAACAATCGTGCACATCCAATGCATACCTTGAATCCAACCTCCAACTGGTTTCCGAAGGGATCATCCTTGAGGGCACCGTAGAACTTCTGCGGCGTCTGGACGAACCCGCTCTCGATCTCGTCGTCGAACCCCAAGAGTAGGCACATAGCGTGCAGGGCGACCTGCGGGTTATTGGCGAACATGTCGCAGTCCACGTTGAGCATGATGGGCGCGTTGGTCATCACAGCTGACACCCTTGTCTGCACCAAGAGATGCTCAGCTTAATTATCAACACTCCTATGAACTTCTCTTTATGTTGTTTGTATGACACACTAATGATGTATTTAGTAGAAGAGAGCGCTTACCAGAACATTCATGGCGCCGGCCTTGAAGTTGTGGTAATGTTTGAGGCTCTTCTCTCTCGAGACGTACACCAGATTTGGGAATCCTTGCCCTGTTCTTCTGCTCTTGGTGTTATCCCAGAGAACCTGAACCCAGACATATCAACAGTAACAGTTTGTCACAATGATGCACACAGTGACACAGCACATGGGGGCAATGGGCTAACCTTGACGATTGTAGGATGGTTCCTGCGCTCGGTGTCGATGAAGTCAGCGAACTCAGCGTCCCGCAGAATGAATCCCTCGTCGGCGTTCTCGATTCGGGTGACCAGCTTCTCATACTCGCTCTAAGAGCACACACACCAGGAGAAGACTCATGCATGGCCATGACTCATGGGTGATAATGTACGTAACAATATTTGTATTGACATGATCATGGGAGCTAGCTAAGCGCCATTAATTATTGTGTCTAACCTTCATGAATGCCCAGCTCTCCATGAACTCGTCGCCCGTGCCAATCTCCAGCGGTGCCGAAGCGAAGTACATGAACGGGGCCCTGACCCCGACGCCGTGCCTCTTGCAGAAGGGCACCCAGAGGGCGGCGAAGTCCGCAGCCTCGCGCAGCGCGTAACAGGTGACGGGCGAGCAGCCGTCGTCGGAGACGTAGCACGCCAGCTTGCCGACGTCTGGGTAGTCGAGGGCGAGTAGCGATAGCACGGTGTTGACGGTGATCAGCGGCGGTTCCAGCAGCGGGTCGGCCGTGGTGACGAACATGTCCATCGCCGGGAGCTCCTCCGGGAGGAGGTTGTCCGGGTACGTGTCGAACCGGACGGGACTCCACTTGCAGTTCATGTTGAGCGCCCACACGAACGCGAACCACGCCTCGCAGACCAGCGCGAGCGTGCCGAGCCACGGCGACGTCGCGCCTTGAGGCGACGCGGCGCGGCGGGCGATGagggcgaggaggaggaagaggatggcGAACTCGGCGAGTAACCATGCCGTTCTTCCGAGGACCACCCTCTCCTGCAGCTTCTTGGTGCTCGCCATGGCCCTCTCGTAACAGCTAGCACACGACTCGGCAAAGCAAGCAACAAGCGCTAGCTGAGGATTATGTAGAgtcacactggtggaaaaaagggctttggtcgcggttggcaactgccattagtcgcggtggcccaaccgcgaccaaagcagcgcgactaaaggccccccctttagtcgcggttccttacgaaccgcgactaaaggcccgtccacgtgggccgcaggcgagcgccagggcggaggacctttagtcgcggttcttctggccaaccgcgactaaaggcctccgcagggtttagggttttagcccccctccccctaaatctggtttctttttaatttgtattgttttatttcttttgggttttaattttgaaggagtttcacatattctacggtactgtatacatacatgcatatgaatgtacaatttcaaacaaatttgaaattagaaccaaaaagaattcaagaggaatatacaatatatattcaatatcggatcaccatatacaatatatattcaatatcggatgaccatatacaattttgaacaagttagttacaaattctggtgcatataaagttctacgtcatcgtaatagtgttctcctctaggatcgatgacttccctcgccaaccatccagctagttcctcttgaagtggtcggaagcgagcttctggactaagcgtcttccggaggttattcctcaggatgttgttctcacacgtctggtcccgctcattgcagtatctccggatcctctcacaaacatagtatccacatagattggtccccggtggctgagtatccccagtcgtccgcactgccattttaaaagatagctcttttttgaattcaccgaccttggtatctacgaaccgtctccaaaccctacgaggcaaagaaaattaaataagcaagagagttattaattagttacttgatattaggaaatgatgaacgaaataggccgatcgatatagagcgcaaatgaatgaaaataattacttttgcaacatttttctcatgtcgccccaaagcgccggatccatattcagagagtcgtggacgagaactgaggaggtctgaactttaattaccataagaatccagtggaacctgcggacacgatacatgcacaatcatgcataactcatcgattagccacataccatgcatggagtaaacaaaagagaatgtgctcaagacagaaacactcacccaaaatggtaaggaaatagaatatcacttttctcgttgctgttttctaataaaccgccacaggtcatcctccacgtcggcggggtggtgttctaacacatgtgaattaacgatgtgtgggtcaatgaacccaacatcatggatgttccttattcgcatttcccgcttcttcattctgcataatagcgtacacaacaagatagttaggacggtgcgggcaatgaacgagatggggtagaaattaataaatcacttacgaacgtagcaactgatgatagatttgtcgaggtcgcgcagattgaacagctggaacaattcactcagaggaatttgtacccagtaatgtttgaagtgatgctcatatctaacttccgcatagatatagtctttggcgtttttatgttttatgtaacccttgtaccaatttagcagacctagcatttgtcgaggtagatccccttctcGCGCAGGCTcggcgagagggccattcttcacatatgtaaatactacgtccttcattggcgcctcatcaaggcctagcaaaggcacgaagagtgatacctaactcgg
This region of Lolium perenne isolate Kyuss_39 chromosome 2, Kyuss_2.0, whole genome shotgun sequence genomic DNA includes:
- the LOC127334845 gene encoding cellulose synthase-like protein H1, yielding MASTKKLQERVVLGRTAWLLAEFAILFLLLALIARRAASPQGATSPWLGTLALVCEAWFAFVWALNMNCKWSPVRFDTYPDNLLPEELPAMDMFVTTADPLLEPPLITVNTVLSLLALDYPDVGKLACYVSDDGCSPVTCYALREAADFAALWVPFCKRHGVGVRAPFMYFASAPLEIGTGDEFMESWAFMKSEYEKLVTRIENADEGFILRDAEFADFIDTERRNHPTIVKVLWDNTKSRRTGQGFPNLVYVSREKSLKHYHNFKAGAMNVLTRVSAVMTNAPIMLNVDCDMFANNPQVALHAMCLLLGFDDEIESGFVQTPQKFYGALKDDPFGNQLEVGFKKLGGGVAGIQGIFYGGTGCFHRRKVIYGMPPPDKIKHGRPVSPSYKQLQIKFGGSKELIESSRNIISGDVLARPTESISSRVEVAKQVGASSYEGGTCWGQEIGWVYGSMTEDMLTGQRIHAMGWKSALMDTNPPSFLGCAPTGGLASLTQYKRWATGLLEILIGRNSPILGTVFRRLQLRQCLAYMFLYVWPIRALFELCYALLGPFCLLTNQSFLPKATDEGFRIPLALFLTYNIYNLMEYKECGLSARAWWNNHRMQRITSACAWLLAFLTVLLKTMGLSETVFEVTRKESSMSDGGASPNDVDKGLFTFDSSPIFIPVTTLSILNIVAIVVGACRVVVGTARGAHSDPGIGEFVCCVWMMLCFWPFVRGLVSSGRYGIPWSVKIKASLIVSVFVHFCTRN